Within Pecten maximus chromosome 15, xPecMax1.1, whole genome shotgun sequence, the genomic segment GCTTGACAGTGGAGGGGGAGGGAGAGGTCCCATACTGGACATTGGAGGGGGAGGAAGGGGCCACGTGCTGGACAGTGGAGGGGGAAGGGGGGCCACGTGCTTGACAGTGGAGGGGTAGGGAGAGGTCCCAAACTGGACAATGGAGGGGAGGAAGGGGCCACGTGCTTGACAGTGGAGGGAGAGGAAGGCGCCACGTGCTGGGCAGTGGAGGGGGAGGAAGGGACCACGTGCTGGGCAGTGGAGGGGGAAGAATGGGCCACGTGCTGGATAGTGGAGGGGGAGGAAGGGGCCACGTGCTGGACAGTGGAGGGGGAGGGAGAGGTCCCATGCTGGACAGTGGATGGAGAGGAAGGCGCCACGTGCTGGGCAGTGGAGGGGGAGGAACGGGCCACGTGCTAGACAGTGGAGGGAGAGGGAGAGGTCCCATGCTGGACAGTGGATGGAGAGGAAGGCGCCACGTGCTGGACAGTGGAGGGGGAAGAAGGGGCCACGTGCTGGATAGTGGAGGGGGAGGAAGGGGCCACGTGCTGGACAGTGGAGGGGGGAGGGGCCACGTGCTGGACAGTGGAGGGGGAGGGAGAGGTCCCGTGCTGGACAGTGGAGGGGAAGGAAGGGGCCACGTGCTGGACAGTGGAGGGGGAGGAAGGGGCCACGTGCTGGAcagtggaggggggggggggggagaggtCCCGTGTTGGACAGTGGAGGGAGAGGGAGAGGTCCCATGCTGGACAGTTGAGGGAAAGGAGGGGGCCACGTGCCTGACAGTGGAGGGGGAGGGAGAGGTCCCATACTGGACAATGGAGGGAGAGGAAGAGGCCACATGCTGGACAGTGGAGGGGGAGGAAGGGGCCACGTGCTGGACAGTGGAGGGAGAGGAAGGGGCCACATGCTGGACAGTGGAGGGGAAGGAGGGGCCACGTGCTGGACAATGGAGGGAGAGGGAGCGGCCACGTGCTGGACAGTGGAGGAGGAGGAAGGTGTCCCGTGCTTGACAGTggagggggtggggaggggaccTTACCTTTTGCCTTTTCAGTCCCTTTTCACACTAacaatatatcaacttatatcgATTAAAGAGACAGACTCGAGATTCGGGCGTGATTAACTGTATCGCGCCAGTTTCATCATCGACACCGGACACTTTTACTACATGGTCCGGATAAATGCCCTCAGGAGTTCCGGTCTAAATATAAGGCATACCAAACAACAAATTACATAAAAGGAAGTAGGGGATATATAAACCTCCAGTTTATTTAGTCCGGGGTTGGTTTCGTGGGAATTTATAGGAATAAACTGAACGAAAATAAGGTAATGGAATGTTGTTATTCTGTAGGTtttgttaggtcatctgacccgaagggtcaggatgacctatagtcatcatgcttcgtccgtcgtcgtccgccgtccgccgtccgccgtgcgtaaacttttcacatttcaaacttcttctcaagttccaccagtggtattgagctgaaacttgcctgaaatgatcctgagatggtcctgaccaagtgttgttatttttcgggtcggtccgaaatccaagatggccgccatagccgccattttgaaaacacattttaaacttcttctcatgttccaccagtgctattgagctgaaacttgccagaaatgaacctgagatggtcctgaccaagtgttgttatttttcgggtcggtccgaaatccaagatggccgccatagccgccattttgaaaacacattttaaacttcttctcatgttccaccagtgctattgagctgaaacttgccagaaatgaacctgagatggtcctgaccaagtgttaata encodes:
- the LOC117343276 gene encoding protein argonaute 2-like encodes the protein MGHVLDSGGGGRGHVLDSGGGGRGPMLDSGWRGRRHVLGSGGGGTGHVLDSGGRGRGPMLDSGWRGRRHVLDSGGGRRGHVLDSGGGGRGHVLDSGGGRGHVLDSGGGGRGPVLDSGGEGRGHVLDSGGGGRGHVLDSGGGGGGEVPCWTVEGEGEVPCWTVEGKEGATCLTVEGEGEVPYWTMEGEEEATCWTVEGEEGATCWTVEGEEGATCWTVEGKEGPRAGQWRERERPRAGQWRRRKVSRA